One stretch of Zingiber officinale cultivar Zhangliang chromosome 6B, Zo_v1.1, whole genome shotgun sequence DNA includes these proteins:
- the LOC121991313 gene encoding uncharacterized protein LOC121991313 has protein sequence MGDDDDVEEPENEPEAVRKESTIEKPTPVLAPPKDDERQLSKKELKKKEMAKLDVLLHEMGIANKDSNTVQNETADKKQLEQSSEGEKKESVGAPSENRILKKKKSKKEKSSKEQEEHDQK, from the exons AtgggtgatgatgatgatgttgaggAACCTGAAAATGAACCAGAGGCTGTTAGGAAAGAATCAACCATTGAGAAACCTACTCCTGTTTTAGCACCACCCAAAGATGATGAAAGACAACTGTCAAAGAAGGAgcttaagaaaaaggaaatggcAAAGTTGGATGTACTTCTACATGAAATGGGCATtgcaaataaagatagtaatactGTACAAAATGAGACAGCTG ACAAGAAGCAACTGGAGCAAAGTAGTgaaggggagaagaaagaaagtgtTGGTGCTCCTTCAGAGAACAGaatcttaaagaagaagaaatccaagaaagaaaaatCATCAAAGGAACAGGAAGAACATGATCAAAAATAG